In the Armatimonadota bacterium genome, CCAACATGGTACGTGTGGCATCCCTATTGAATTAATAAGCGAATTGGTAAAAGCTGGCATATCGAAAATAAACTTTGGTGAGCCATTTCGCGCGAATTATATCAAATATTTTAAGGAATTTGCTGCAACTCTTGACCATAAAGATCATCCGTGGAAAATTATGCGCGCTATTAAAGATAGGCTCAAGGAAGATATGAAAGAGATTATTCGGGCCCTAGGCGCAGAGGGTAAAGCAGACTAGACCTGAACTTTCAGGACAGTCGTTAATTTCAAAGACATGGTGGGTTTTAGCTACATTCCACACAGGTCATCGCTGCGTCAGGCAGGCAAATAATGGTATCTGATGGTTTTATATGGCTAATGATTTCATCAGGCGCGGCAAGTGGTTTCAATCGATAAGTCTTAACTTGCTGAGGCGGCAGGGCGCTATAGAGAAAAACTTCTACACCCTTTATATCGCGAACGTATTGGTATGCTTTATGAGCACCCATAACAAATTTCTTCTTGATTCGGGAAATGATTTCTTCTGCTGAAGTGGCTTCTCGCATCCATTCATCGAAAAGATCGTTTCCATGGCCCTCACGGCATTCTGCAAGAATAAATATCTTTCCTCCATCTTTTACCAGCTTCCTGGATGCTTGAAGTGCTTTTTGAGACTGGTAAAGGTCGATATCCCTTGGATAGCCACCTTGTGAAGCGATTACAACATCTGCCCGACATGGAACTCTCATTTTGTACATACGGTCTACTAAAGCTGCGCCTGCTCTATGAGCAGAAATCATATCGCCAGCAAAAGCTCCAACAATTTCCTTTTTGGAATTTTGGACCACATTCAAAATGAAGTCTACCCCTGCCATGCGGCCGACTTCATCGATTTCCATACGTACTGGGTTGCCTTCGATTCGTCCCATACCAGTTCCAGGAATTTCCAAGTTTGAGTGGTTTACTTCAATCGCTTCACGGTTACCCAAACCGGGGAAGACGCTTTTTGCGCCGCCGCCATACCCGCAGAATTGATGGTAATCTACATCACCGGTAAGAACCTTAAGTTCGGCTTCCATAAACTTTTTGTTAACTGAAATTCGCGTGCCTAATGATGTTACGCCAAGTGCGGATAATCCTAATGGATCGTCAGGCTGGTTGTTTTGTACCTGTACTCGCCCTTTGTATGGACCCACCCATTTATCGAACTCTTCTTTGGTCATGGGCCGGTGGAGTCCCGTTGCAGCAATAACGCAAATGCGTTCCTCAGGAATGCCTGCCGTGACCAAAGTGTCTAACACGGGCGTAAGGACAAGCGGGTAAGGTACGGGACGCGAGACGTCATCAACAACAACAGCGGCAGACTTCTTTCCAACAGCAAGGGATTTGAGGGTTGGCGAATCAATTGGATTTTGCAGGGCGCGCTTAATTTCAAAGACTGGATCCTCAACGCCATCAAGATCATGCGCACGGCAAATAGCTATAATCTGTTCGTCTGGCAATTCTAATGTAATATGCCCCTGTCCATACTTAAAATCAACTTGCATAGAAAAACGCCTAATATATATTGCATATGAAAGAGCTGGGCTTTATTGGTTTCTTTCAACTGAACGTGTAGGCGCCAAGTAAATACAGTTATTTGGCGACCGATAGATCATTTAAGTCGAAACCAAAAATTAAAAGGATGCTTATGATTGCAACAACTGCAGTTGTGATTAATCCGATTAGAAATCCTTTAAAGCCAAGTTTTTTCATGCTTGCCAAGTTAGTTGTTAAACCAATTCCTGCCATGGCAATTGTGATTAGCCACATGCTTAGCTTTTCAAAAACCTGAAAAAGCGGCCATAATGCCTCCGGCTCTCTTGCTGACCCAACTAATCCAAAGCTAGCAAGGCTAGTTCGCAATAGTGCCATCAATACAAATCCAAGTACGAACATGGGAAAGAGTTCTTTGTAGTTGAGTTTAACTTTGCTTTGTCGAACGCGCTGGCTGCGGAACAAATAGCCAAAAAGTATTACTATTGGGGCAATAAACAAGTTGCGTACCATCTTAACCGTTGTAGCAACTTCGCCCGATACGTTGCTATGCATAATTCCTGCTGCAACCACTTGAGGTGTATTGTGGATTGTGGTTCCTGCCCAGATACCAAAACCAACATCTGATAAACCAATCAACCCACAGATTGCTGGGTAAATAAACATTGCCAAAACACCAAGGATTGTAATGGTTCCAACGGCAAATGCAACATCTGAATCTTCGGCTTCGATAGCTGGAGCTGTGGCGGCAATTGCGCTTCCTCCACAAATTGTACATCCAACAGCAATTAATGCACCGAGCTTCTGCCGAATTCTCATAAATTTCCCAAGCCACATGGACAGCGAAAGTGCTGCGCCAATAACAATAACTACCAAACCCGCAGAAAGCCCACCCAGCTTTACCACGTCAAAGAAATTTAACCTTGAGCCCATAAAAACTATTCCAAGCGCCAGCACTCCCTTAAGGCAGTACTTTGCACCAGGCTCGATTGTCTTTGGAAGCTTTATGAGGTTGTTTACTAGAAAACCGATGATGATTGCTATGAGCACGCTCTCAATTGGATGCTGTGGGTGCTGAAGATCCTTACCGGGCATAGTAAATGGCGGAAATGGCAGTTGATTTATAAAATAGGCTGCCACTGCAATAACAGTAGCTAATCCTAGCCCTGGGAATAATTTTTTGTTCATAAAAGCTCCTCTCTTTTTATATTTCATTTAGCTGTTGAACAGTAAATTGTAAGTAATATTTTAATTCCAGTACTTAGGGTTTGCACAGTATGCTCTCTTTAAAGTGTCGCCACGCAAACCCTGGCGAAGAGCTTCGAGTGCCAAAATTTCTTCTGGTGGAACATTGCCAAGATTGACGTTGCAGCCAAACCTTAATATTAGATGTTGTTGCTGGTTCTTGAGCGGCGCTTCCCACACTAGGTCGCTTGGGTCCTTAACTCCGGCTATAATAGCGTCTATTTCATCCTCTTTGACCTTGCCGTCCTTATCAAATATTCCTACGCCTTTGCCGGCTTCGCGCGCTTCCACAATAACTTTAAATACGCCTAGCTCTAAATCATTTGCGATTTCCTCATGCATCAATTCGGTAGCAATCTTTTCGCCTGGGTCCTTTTTGCCAACCTCACTAATTACTTTGAAACCTGAGTCCAATGCGCGTTTGATAACATCCCTACGCATTTCAGGAGATACCTCTATCGTTCCATCGCTGACTTCGATCATTGTAAATCCTAATTCTTTTGCTCGCTTTAAGTATTCTGGTACACGTCGTTGCCAAATTGCTACTTCTAGGAAAGTCCCCCCTGGCATGACATCAACGCCAGCCGCACGTATGATCTCATTTTTTCGGCGAAGTATATCGGCATCATAAAATGCCGATGTCCCAAAAGTTAGCTTGATGTCGTCAATCCATTCGCTCGCAAGTTCCATTAGATCTTCGGTTTGCCTTATTCCAAGGCATTTATCAATAACCATTGTGAATCCTGTGGTTCGTGGCTTGCGTGACCTGCCTTGTATTGGTGCTTCACAGATGTTCTCCCAAGCGTTTGCCATTTTTCTAGATTCCTTTCATGCAGTTTTTTGGCCCCGTAAGTACAGACCGGGCATCAGTTATTCGATTCATGAATTCGTCTATGAATGCGAGACGAGCAGCCGCAAGATTGGGTGAATCAAAGCTAGGTATTGGCAATTCGTCGTATAAAAGCAATGTAGAGCTGATTTTCTCAGTAAGATTATCAAATAGCCGGCGTCGAAGCTCCCTACCCTTTGGAATTTGAGCAATCTCAGGGT is a window encoding:
- the larA gene encoding nickel-dependent lactate racemase; the protein is MQVDFKYGQGHITLELPDEQIIAICRAHDLDGVEDPVFEIKRALQNPIDSPTLKSLAVGKKSAAVVVDDVSRPVPYPLVLTPVLDTLVTAGIPEERICVIAATGLHRPMTKEEFDKWVGPYKGRVQVQNNQPDDPLGLSALGVTSLGTRISVNKKFMEAELKVLTGDVDYHQFCGYGGGAKSVFPGLGNREAIEVNHSNLEIPGTGMGRIEGNPVRMEIDEVGRMAGVDFILNVVQNSKKEIVGAFAGDMISAHRAGAALVDRMYKMRVPCRADVVIASQGGYPRDIDLYQSQKALQASRKLVKDGGKIFILAECREGHGNDLFDEWMREATSAEEIISRIKKKFVMGAHKAYQYVRDIKGVEVFLYSALPPQQVKTYRLKPLAAPDEIISHIKPSDTIICLPDAAMTCVECS
- a CDS encoding putative sulfate exporter family transporter; protein product: MNKKLFPGLGLATVIAVAAYFINQLPFPPFTMPGKDLQHPQHPIESVLIAIIIGFLVNNLIKLPKTIEPGAKYCLKGVLALGIVFMGSRLNFFDVVKLGGLSAGLVVIVIGAALSLSMWLGKFMRIRQKLGALIAVGCTICGGSAIAATAPAIEAEDSDVAFAVGTITILGVLAMFIYPAICGLIGLSDVGFGIWAGTTIHNTPQVVAAGIMHSNVSGEVATTVKMVRNLFIAPIVILFGYLFRSQRVRQSKVKLNYKELFPMFVLGFVLMALLRTSLASFGLVGSAREPEALWPLFQVFEKLSMWLITIAMAGIGLTTNLASMKKLGFKGFLIGLITTAVVAIISILLIFGFDLNDLSVAK
- a CDS encoding phosphosulfolactate synthase translates to MANAWENICEAPIQGRSRKPRTTGFTMVIDKCLGIRQTEDLMELASEWIDDIKLTFGTSAFYDADILRRKNEIIRAAGVDVMPGGTFLEVAIWQRRVPEYLKRAKELGFTMIEVSDGTIEVSPEMRRDVIKRALDSGFKVISEVGKKDPGEKIATELMHEEIANDLELGVFKVIVEAREAGKGVGIFDKDGKVKEDEIDAIIAGVKDPSDLVWEAPLKNQQQHLILRFGCNVNLGNVPPEEILALEALRQGLRGDTLKRAYCANPKYWN